The Candidatus Woesearchaeota archaeon DNA window ATTGCAACCAAGAGGGTGCTTTTTTCTTCCACCATTGCTGCAACCCGTATGCGTTTCCTGCGTTCGTCTTATAGAGTAAGATGAGGACGAGGATGTAGATGATGTGATCATCAATAAGGGGGTTGTGCTCTGGTGGCAGTACTGCAAGCCACATAAGGCCAAGTAAAATTGAACCTGACCAGGTTGCAAGCCGCATCGCGATGCCGAAAATAAGTGCAAGACCAATTCCAAGAAGGCCAAGCATAAAGAGCCAGTCAACAAGGGCTGATCCTGCAAGTGCGTGGAAGAGTTCTGCAAATGGTCCTGAAGGAGCGTTTGCTAAGAACCCTGTGGTGGGTGATCCACCGGCAATCCATGCGTTTTCAGCAGCAGGGGGGTAGATTCCAAAGGTCTTGTCAAGAAAGGCCCAGAGGAAGATCCATCCCAGAGCGATGCGTAGTGCTGCGAGAAGTTTTTCTTGCTTCATAACTTAACGCTGTTAATGAACGAGTAGATAAATGTTGTTACGTTACTTACGCGTTTGTAGAGTAATTTCACGTAAAAGTAGTGTGTTGATGTGGTGATGTGTGAAAAGTGTGTGGAACAGAACCGCGGAAAAAGATTTTGGGGAAGGGGTTGTTTGGTGTAAAGAAGGTAAAGAATGTTTTTTTCAGCGGTACGGTAGATCCTTTTTAGGTAGGTTTGCTCTTTTTGCTATCCTTGCTAACAACGTTGTTTAAAGAAGGGTATGTGTGATTATTCTGGTTTTAATTTGATGAGTTCCACTACAAGTCCTCCCTCTTCTGATTTGTAGTAGTTTACTTGGTTGACATAAGTGTGCATAAAAGAAGTTCCTGTTCCTCTATTGCTTTTTGGTTTTTCCTTGTTTGAAAATTGGTAGAAATCGATGAATTTTTTCTTGTGTTCGCCTAGTTTGTGTCTAAGAACAAAAGGGACGAACGCAGGGTCAATACGCCCCCCCTGATCGATGATGCTTGCACAAAACATGTCTTCTTCAATAGCGTAAGCAAGAGTTACTGTTTTTGTAGGATCTAATTGGTTTCCGTGTTGGTGTGCGTTAAGAACTGCTTCGTAAAGGGCGGTGAAAATGTTTGAATTAAATCCGTTTTGCTCAGCTTCTTGCGCGACAGGTTCGACAAAAGTTCTTATGAGCGGACTATATTCTTTTGGAAGTGCAGGAAATGTTGTTTGTCGTATTGTTCTGTTTTGGGGTATGGTATAGGGGGGAATTTCAAGCAAGCGCAGATCAAAGGGTTCTGATTGTTCTGAGAATGGTTCTCCTACGAGTGAGTCAAGGGAGGGTATTTCGAAAAGTTCTTGTGGCATACTTATAAGTACATACAACTTATTTATAAAGATATCGCAGAATGTACCACTATAAAGTACTAACATTTCTCTGGATGTTACTACTTAATTTCGGGTAGCGCCTCCCTAAAGAGCTTCACAAGCCTATCTGTCCACACGGGAGGAACGGTGCCTGAGAGTAACTCTTCAAGGTATGCAACAAACTCTCGTCTAAATCCCTGCCGGTCTCCATCAATTAGCCTGTTCGCCTCATAAATAAAATTCGCAGGCATTCCTGTTTTACGCGCAGCACGTGCAAGATCAAGACGTAACTGCTCTTTCTCATTAACAAGAGATTCTTCCTCTCTACGTGATTGCTCACTCCAAATATCCTCATAACTGCGAGGCTTATTGCGAAGAGGCATAATTTCAACGGTTTTACCCTTGCGAGCAGCATCAAGAGAAATCTTTGCAAGCACTTGTTCATGCATACGCTTCAAAAATTCAACTCTATCTTCCATGCGTAAAATATCTGCATACCCTTGCAAAATTAAATTAAACGCAAAGGGAGAAGGAATCTTCGTATGCACCTCATCAATAATCATAAATGGTTTCTTCCACTCTTGAAGAACCACTGCTGCGTTTTCAATATCCATTAAATCCTCAAGCACTTCTCTGCGAGCTTCCTTCAAAATACAAAAATCATTATCAATACGTTTAACTGCGTTAAGAAGTATTTGTGAGCTTACTTGTTGTCGTCCCACACGTTTTTGTTTCCCTTTATACGTACGTAAAATCATAAGCGCTCGTCCAGCACAATGTCTAAACCTGCGTGCAAGCACATTACTTCTCTCAATTGCAAGATCCATAAGTTCACGTAAACGCTCAGGATCAAGAGCGCTAAGTGCTCTTCGCACCTGAGGGGTTTTCTTAGATGCCAAATAAAAACCATTATCACAAATGCCTACTTCAACATCAATTTTTTGCAAACGACCAAGAGCAAACGCAAGAGCCCGAGAAAGAACGTCATTTACTCGTCTACCATTAAGGCTGTGAAAAATAGCATAATATTTACTCTCATCATGATACATTTCAATAATTAATCGCTTCTTATGAGGAAGACCAACGTAATGAAGCATTTCTTGATGATACTGATAAATCGCAAGAGCTGCATTTTCATCAACATAAAGGTAGTCGTAAAGCCACTGCAAGACATCTTCTTTAGATTCTTTTTCAATCTTCTCACTTAATTTGTAACGCAGATCTTGAATCTGGCGAGCAAGATCAAAGGAGAGGGGAAGCATCTCTGAAAACCAAGAAGGAACTGTCGGACGTTTACCAGAAACCGGCAACACTTGTGCAGTCATTCCGCGTGCAAAACGAAACTGATATGTTGATCCGCCAAGGACAAAAATATCGCCGGGTTTGAGTCGTTCAAGAAATGCTTCGTCAATAGAGCCAATTGCTTGATCACCAATTTTTACAATCACACCTGTCTGATCAGGAATAGTTCCAATGTTGGTCATGTACAATACGCGTGCAAGCTTTCCTTTACGACCAATCATACCTGTCTCTTTGTCCCACCAAATCTTTGCATAAATATGACGCTCTTCAAGAGAAACGTGATCTCCTGCTAGGTATTCAAGAACGCTTACATAATCATCAGAAGAGAGGTCTTGATAGCAATACGAAGAAGTGATGAGTTCATAGAGCTCACCATAACTTATCTTCTCAGAAAGCACAGCACCATAAATTTGCTGCGCTAGAACATCAAGACAGTTCTTAGGGATGTGAATACGATCAATTTTCTTTTCAAGGGCTTGCTTGAGAAGAACTGCACATTCAACAAGATCGTCTCTGTCTTGAACAATGATTCTTCCCTTAGTAACTTCATGTAAGGAGTGTCCTGCACGGCCAACGCGTTGCAAAGCGCGCGCTACCGATTTTGGAGATCCTAGCAGAATGACGAGATCTATGTAGCCAATATCAATGCCCAGTTCAAGCGATGTTGAACAAACAACTGCCTTGAGTTTTCCTTCTCGTAGTCCCTGTTCAACTGCGTAGCGTTGCTCTCTTGAGAGCGATCCGTGATGCGCCCCTACGGCAGTAGCACTAGTTACCTGTTCGTGTTCAAGCGTGGCTACGCTCCTCTCTTCAGTTTCATAATTATCTCTTGTTTCAAAAGTGTTGGTTGGAGGGTTAGTTGGAGGGTTAGTTGGATGTGCGCTTTGTTCGGATGTGTGAGTTGGCGTCACATCTAGTTGAGTAAGATCGGTGTACTTATCAGGAAATTTTGTTCTTAGGTGGTGCACAACCCTTTCCGTTGCAGCCCTAGTATTGGTAAAGATAAGGGTGGTCTTATGCTCCTGAATGAGTTTGTCAATAAGATTGTATGTTTCTCGTTGCAATTCTTCAAAGGTAGTATCAATAAGATTAGGAACTGGTGAGATCACTTTCAAATCAAGCTGTTTAATGGAAGCCACATCAACAATTTTACACGAACGCTTAGTACCCACTAAAAAACGAGCAACCTCCTCAAGAGGAGCAACTGTTGCGGAGAGTCCCACCCGACACATACCAGGACTTAAACGTTGTAAAAACTCCATCGTAAGAGATAAATGCACGCCGCGTTTATTTTCTGCAAGTGCGTGAATCTCATCACAAATGAACCACTCCACTTGACGAAAATGCTCGCGCATCTTAGGGGATTGCAGCATAATTGCAAGTGATTCCGGGGTAGTGATGAGAATGTGAGGTGGTGCTTTCAATAGCTGTGCTTTTTCTTTGGGTGTAGTGTCGCCTGTTCTTGTGCCGACGCGAATTCTTAATTTCTTTGCACAGAATTTTTGAAGCTCTTGTAGGGGTGTGTTGAGATTTACTTCAATATCTCTTGAGAGGGATTTAAGAGGATTGACATAAACTGCATAAATCCTCTCTTCCAGCAAGTCTTTCTCATTAAGATCAACAAGCTCGTTAAGAATTGCTCCAAAGGCAGAGAGCGTTTTTCCCGTTCCTGTAGGAGAGCTTACGAGAATGTTTTCTCGCTGATGAATGGGAATGATAGAAAAACGCTGAGGTTGTGTGAAATCCTTAAATTTGCCCAAAAACCAGTTTTTAAACGTGGGTGTGAGCACTCGCACAATCTCTTCCTTTATAAATGGGCGGCGCATGGGTGTAATCATAAAGCAATGAAAGAAAATCGGTGTTAAAAGAGTATTGTTTTCAAGTGTGTTTTCATTTCAAACTTCCTCAAGAGATCTTTAACAGTAACCATCTTCTAAGCATCTTTTAGTATGTGGGTTATGACAGAAAAAGAATGTAATTACTCAACCTTTGAATCATGGTAGAACATATCTTTAAATAACAAGACCTCTTTTTTCACAAGTATGGTAAGAAGCACAACCCTGCCTATTCAAGGTACTAAAGAGTGGATATTCTATATTTTTGGCTGGATTACAGGTATTACCAGTTTGCTTTTCTGGGTTATTATGCTTTTGCTCTACGCAATTGTTGACAAAGGTGGACCATTCTTCAATAAGGCGTTTCACAGAAGAGTTCTCATATGGGGATATGTCATGGGAATCATTTATGCAGTACTCCTCTTGCTCGTACTCTTCTTGTTTGTGGTTCTTGGATCTTTTGCAACAACGCTTAAATTTGCATAACGCTTGTAGAGTGCATACATAAAAACAACTACGAGAACAACTGTTCAAACAAGTTCCCGAATTCCTTGTTGCACTAACTTCTTTGCACAACGTTTTATTCAAACATCAAAAAGGCAGATAGCAACTCTATTAAGAAGTCTTACTCTTTTAGGAACTGTGAGTTAACCATCTTTATGATCGTTCACTCTAACTCTTTTTTCAAGATCTTGTGATATTTGTTAAGCTCCTTGAACTTATCAACATCTCCTTGAGGCATATCGGGGTGGAGCTGCTTTGATTTTTCCTTGTAGCGTCTTACCACCTCATCAAAGTCAAAATGGTCTGATTCAAGTCCGAAATAGTTACGCGCAGCACGTTGTTGCTCATAAATATCCTCGTCTTCTTCATACTTTGCATAGAACTCATCTTCTTGCAATGCTCCTGCAAGCACATCTGCAACTTCCTGTTTGAGCAGCTCAAGAATGAGAGCAAAATTATCAACAAGTGAATTCCCTTTGTTACACGAGATGTGGCAAAAATACCCGTCAGCATACCAATTCATCTGCGCAGGAACTTTTTTAAGAGCAAAGCCTTGCACAAAGTCAATATCATCTGCGCGAATACCTAGCTGTCCTAGCGTCGCGACAATACTGTTTTGGATTTGCTGCATTCTGCGCATGTGATTGGACCTTATTGGCCGATACTCTAATTCTCGTTGCTTAAAAGTGATGATCATAAGAGAAATTCGTTCAAGTTAATTTATAAGCTTATCTACCTATGTGTGACGAGAGAAGGTTTAAAAACACCTTAAAACGTAGGTATACCCATGGAAGATATTGAGCGAAAGTCGTGGATTTCATTTGCAAAAAAACTTATTGGAACAATCCAGACAACATTCCCCTACGCTGACATTCTCTACTCTCACGTAAGGGAAAAAAGAATTATCAAAGATACAAAAGAAGTAACGGTGGATGATAGCGACGACAAAGGAGTGAAAATAAGAATTTGGGATGGTAAAGCCTTCAATGAGTTCTGCACATCTTTTCTTGACAAAGAATATCTTGAAGAACAAGTTCACACACTAATGTCTTCAATAAAGAGGCGAGGAAAAACAATACCAA harbors:
- a CDS encoding DEAD/DEAH box helicase, coding for MITPMRRPFIKEEIVRVLTPTFKNWFLGKFKDFTQPQRFSIIPIHQRENILVSSPTGTGKTLSAFGAILNELVDLNEKDLLEERIYAVYVNPLKSLSRDIEVNLNTPLQELQKFCAKKLRIRVGTRTGDTTPKEKAQLLKAPPHILITTPESLAIMLQSPKMREHFRQVEWFICDEIHALAENKRGVHLSLTMEFLQRLSPGMCRVGLSATVAPLEEVARFLVGTKRSCKIVDVASIKQLDLKVISPVPNLIDTTFEELQRETYNLIDKLIQEHKTTLIFTNTRAATERVVHHLRTKFPDKYTDLTQLDVTPTHTSEQSAHPTNPPTNPPTNTFETRDNYETEERSVATLEHEQVTSATAVGAHHGSLSREQRYAVEQGLREGKLKAVVCSTSLELGIDIGYIDLVILLGSPKSVARALQRVGRAGHSLHEVTKGRIIVQDRDDLVECAVLLKQALEKKIDRIHIPKNCLDVLAQQIYGAVLSEKISYGELYELITSSYCYQDLSSDDYVSVLEYLAGDHVSLEERHIYAKIWWDKETGMIGRKGKLARVLYMTNIGTIPDQTGVIVKIGDQAIGSIDEAFLERLKPGDIFVLGGSTYQFRFARGMTAQVLPVSGKRPTVPSWFSEMLPLSFDLARQIQDLRYKLSEKIEKESKEDVLQWLYDYLYVDENAALAIYQYHQEMLHYVGLPHKKRLIIEMYHDESKYYAIFHSLNGRRVNDVLSRALAFALGRLQKIDVEVGICDNGFYLASKKTPQVRRALSALDPERLRELMDLAIERSNVLARRFRHCAGRALMILRTYKGKQKRVGRQQVSSQILLNAVKRIDNDFCILKEARREVLEDLMDIENAAVVLQEWKKPFMIIDEVHTKIPSPFAFNLILQGYADILRMEDRVEFLKRMHEQVLAKISLDAARKGKTVEIMPLRNKPRSYEDIWSEQSRREEESLVNEKEQLRLDLARAARKTGMPANFIYEANRLIDGDRQGFRREFVAYLEELLSGTVPPVWTDRLVKLFREALPEIK
- a CDS encoding J domain-containing protein, which translates into the protein MIITFKQRELEYRPIRSNHMRRMQQIQNSIVATLGQLGIRADDIDFVQGFALKKVPAQMNWYADGYFCHISCNKGNSLVDNFALILELLKQEVADVLAGALQEDEFYAKYEEDEDIYEQQRAARNYFGLESDHFDFDEVVRRYKEKSKQLHPDMPQGDVDKFKELNKYHKILKKELE